In Camelus ferus isolate YT-003-E chromosome 10, BCGSAC_Cfer_1.0, whole genome shotgun sequence, the following proteins share a genomic window:
- the GANAB gene encoding neutral alpha-glucosidase AB isoform X1, which produces MAAVAAVEARRRRSWTGLVLACLGVFLGITLAVDRSNFKTCEESSFCKRQRSIRPGHSPYRALLDSLQLGPDALTVHLINEVTKVLLVLELQGLQKNMTRIRIDELEPRRPRYRVPDVLVADPPTARLSVSGQDDNSVELTMAEGPYKIILTARPFRLDLLEDRSLLLSVNARGLLEFEHQRAPRVSFSDKVSLTLGSIWDKIKNLFSRQGSKDPAEGDGAQPEETPGDGDKPEETQGKAEKDEPGAWEETFKTHSDSKPYGPTSVGLDFSLPGMEHVYGIPEHADNLRLKVTEGGEPYRLYNLDVFQYELYNPMALYGSVPVLLAHSPHRDLGIFWLNAAETWVDISSNTAGKTLFGKMLDYLQGSGETPQTDVRWMSESGIIDVFLLLGPSISDVFRQYASLTGTQALPPLFSLGYHQSRWNYRDEADVLEVNQGFDDHNMPCDVIWLDIEHADGKRYFTWDPSRFPQPLSMLEHLASKRRKLVAIVDPHIKVAAGYRVHEELQSLGLYVKTRDGSDYEGWCWPGSAGYPDFTNPRMRAWWANMFSFDNYEGSAPNLYIWNDMNEPSVFNGPEVTMLKDAQHHGGWEHRDVHNLYGLYVHMATADGLVLRSGGIERPFVLSRAFFAGSQRFGAVWTGDNTAEWEHLKISIPMCLSLALVGLSFCGADVGGFFKNPEPELLVRWYQMGAYQPFFRAHAHLDTGRREPWLLPSQYHDIIRDALGQRYSLLPFWYTLFYQSHREGIPVMRPLWVHYPQDVTTFSIDDQFLLGDALLVHPVSDSGAHGVQVYLPGQGEVWYDIQSYQKHHGPQTLYLPVTLSSIPVFQRGGTIVPRWMRVRRSSDCMKNDPITLFVALSLQGTAQGELFLDDGHTFNYETRHEFLLRRFSFSGNTLVSSSADPKGHFETPIWIERVVIIGAGKPASVVLQTEGSESRLSFQHDPETSVLILRKPGVNVASDWSIHLR; this is translated from the exons ATGGCGGCGGTAGCGGCAGTGGAGGCGCGTAGGAGGCG gtcTTGGACAGGTTTGGTACTGGCTTGTTTGGGGGTCTTCCTGGGAATTACCCTTGCTGTGGATAGAAGCAACTTTAAGACCTGTGAAGAGAGCTCCTTCTGCAA GAGACAGCGAAGCATACGGCCAGGCCACTCTCCATACCGAGCCTTGCTGGACTCTCTGCAGCTTGGTCCTGATGCCCTCACAGTTCATCTGATCAACGAGGTCACCAAG GTGCTGCTGGTACTGGAGCTCCAGGGGCTTCAAAAGAACATGACCCGGATCAGGATTGACGAACTAGAGCCCCGGCGGCCCCGATACCGTGTGCCAGACGTCTTGGTGGCTGATCCCCCCACAGCTCG GCTTTCTGTCTCTGGCCAGGATGACAACAGTGTGGAGCTAACCATGGCTGAGGGACCCTACAAAATCATCTTGACAGCACGGCCATTCCGCCTCGATCTGCTGGAGGACCGCAGCCTTCTGCTCAGTGTCAATGCCCGAGGACTCTTAGAGTTTGAGCACCAGAGGGCCCCCAGGGTCTC TTTCTCGGATAAAGTTAGTCTCACGCTCGGTAGCATTTGGGATAAGATCAAGAACCTTTTCTCTAG GCAAGGATCAAAAGACCCAGCTGAGGGCGATGGGGCCCAGCCCGAGGAAACACCTGGGGATGGTGACAAG CCAGAGGAGAcccaggggaaggcagagaaagatgagCCAGGAGCCTGGGAAGAGACATTCAAAACTCACTCTGACAGCAAGCCCTatg GCCCCACTTCTGTGGGTTTGGACTTCTCTCTGCCAGGCATGGAGCATGTGTATGGGATCCCCGAGCATGCAGACAACCTGAGGCTGAAGGTCACTGA gggtggggagccGTATCGCCTCTACAATTTGGATGTATTCCAGTATGAGCTGTACAACCCCATGGCCCTGTACGGGTCTGTGCCTGTGCTCTTGGCACACAGCCCTCATCGGGACCTGGGCATCTTCTGGCTCAACGCTGCGGAGACCTGGGTTGACATATCCTCCAACACCGCAGGGAAG ACCCTGTTTGGGAAGATGCTAGACTACCTCCAGGGCTCTGGGGAGACCCCACAGACAGATGTTCGCTGGATGTCGGAGAGTGGCATCATCGATGTCTTCCTGCTGCTTGGGCCCTCCATCTCTGACGTCTTCCGGCAGTACGCTAGTCTCACAG GCACCCAGGCATTGCCCCCGCTCTTCTCCCTCGGCTACCACCAGAGCCGCTGGAACTACCGGGACGAGGCTGATGTTCTGGAAGTCAATCAGGGCTTCGATGATCACAACATGCCCTGCGATGTCATCTGGCTGGACATTGAGCATGCCGATGGCAAGCGGTACTTCACCTGGGACCCCAGCCgtttcccccagcccctctccatgCTTGAGCATTTGGCCTCCAAGAGACGGAAG CTGGTGGCCATTGTGGACCCCCACATCAAGGTGGCTGCTGGCTACCGTGTACATGAAGAGTTGCAGAGCCTGGGTCTGTATGTTAAAACCCGGGATGGCTCTGACTACGAGGGCTGGTGCTGGCCAG GCTCAGCTGGTTACCCTGATTTCACCAATCCCAGGATGAGGGCCTGGTGGGCTAACATGTTCAGCTTTGACAATTATGAG GGCTCAGCTCCCAACCTCTATATCTGGAATGACATGAACGAACCATCCGTGTTCAATGGTCCTGAGGTTACCATGCTCAAAGATGCCCAGCATCATGGGGGCTGGGAGCACCGAGACGTGCATAACCTCTATGGCCTCTACGTG CACATGGCGACTGCTGATGGGCTGGTGCTGCGCTCTGGGGGCATAGAACGCCCCTTTGTCCTGAGTAGGGCTTTCTTCGCTGGCTCCCAGCGCTTTG GAGCCGTGTGGACAGGGGACAACACTGCTGAATGGGAGCATCTGAAGATCTCTATCCCTATGTGTCTCAGCTTGGCGCTGGTCGGACTTTCCTTCTGTGGGG cgGATGTGGGCGGCTTCTTCAAAAATCCAGAGCCAGAGCTGCTTGTGCGCTGGTACCAGATGGGTGCCTACCAGCCATTCTTCCGGGCACATGCCCACTTGGACACTGGCCGGCGAGAGCCGTGGCTGTTACCATCTCAGTACCATGACATAATCCGAGATGCCTTGGGCCAGCGATATTCTTTGCTGCCCTTCTGGTACACCCTCTTCTATCAGTCTCATCGTGAAGGGATTCCCGTCATGAG GCCCCTATGGGTGCATTATCCTCAGGATGTGACCACCTTCAGTATAGATGATCAGTTCCTGCTCG GGGATGCATTGCTGGTTCACCCTGTATCAGACTCTGGGGCTCATGGCGTGCAGGTCTATCTGCCTGGCCAAGGGGAG GTGTGGTATGACATTCAGAGCTACCAGAAGCATCATGGCCCCCAGACCCTGTACCTGCCTGTAACTCTAAGCAGT ATCCCCGTGTTTCAGCGTGGAGGGACAATAGTGCCAAGATGGATGCGAGTGCGGCGTTCTTCAGACTGTATGAAGAATGACCCCATCACTCTTTTTGTTGCACTCAGCCTCCAG GGTACAGCCCAAGGAGAGCTCTTTCTAGATGATGGGCACACATTCAACTATGAGACTCGCCATGAGTTCCTGCTGCGTCGATTCTCATTCTCTGGCAACACCCTTGTCTCCAG CTCAGCAGACCCTAAAGGCCACTTTGAGACACCAATCTGGATTGAGCGGGTGGTGATAATAGGGGCTGGAAAGCCAGCAAGTGTGGTACTCCAGACAGAAG GATCTGAAAGCCGCCTGTCCTTCCAGCATGACCCTGAGACCTCTGTGTTGATCCTGCGCAAGCCTGGTGTCAATGTGGCATCCGACTGGAGTATTCACCTGCGATAA
- the GANAB gene encoding neutral alpha-glucosidase AB isoform X2 codes for MAAVAAVEARRRRSWTGLVLACLGVFLGITLAVDRSNFKTCEESSFCKRQRSIRPGHSPYRALLDSLQLGPDALTVHLINEVTKVLLVLELQGLQKNMTRIRIDELEPRRPRYRVPDVLVADPPTARLSVSGQDDNSVELTMAEGPYKIILTARPFRLDLLEDRSLLLSVNARGLLEFEHQRAPRVSQGSKDPAEGDGAQPEETPGDGDKPEETQGKAEKDEPGAWEETFKTHSDSKPYGPTSVGLDFSLPGMEHVYGIPEHADNLRLKVTEGGEPYRLYNLDVFQYELYNPMALYGSVPVLLAHSPHRDLGIFWLNAAETWVDISSNTAGKTLFGKMLDYLQGSGETPQTDVRWMSESGIIDVFLLLGPSISDVFRQYASLTGTQALPPLFSLGYHQSRWNYRDEADVLEVNQGFDDHNMPCDVIWLDIEHADGKRYFTWDPSRFPQPLSMLEHLASKRRKLVAIVDPHIKVAAGYRVHEELQSLGLYVKTRDGSDYEGWCWPGSAGYPDFTNPRMRAWWANMFSFDNYEGSAPNLYIWNDMNEPSVFNGPEVTMLKDAQHHGGWEHRDVHNLYGLYVHMATADGLVLRSGGIERPFVLSRAFFAGSQRFGAVWTGDNTAEWEHLKISIPMCLSLALVGLSFCGADVGGFFKNPEPELLVRWYQMGAYQPFFRAHAHLDTGRREPWLLPSQYHDIIRDALGQRYSLLPFWYTLFYQSHREGIPVMRPLWVHYPQDVTTFSIDDQFLLGDALLVHPVSDSGAHGVQVYLPGQGEVWYDIQSYQKHHGPQTLYLPVTLSSIPVFQRGGTIVPRWMRVRRSSDCMKNDPITLFVALSLQGTAQGELFLDDGHTFNYETRHEFLLRRFSFSGNTLVSSSADPKGHFETPIWIERVVIIGAGKPASVVLQTEGSESRLSFQHDPETSVLILRKPGVNVASDWSIHLR; via the exons ATGGCGGCGGTAGCGGCAGTGGAGGCGCGTAGGAGGCG gtcTTGGACAGGTTTGGTACTGGCTTGTTTGGGGGTCTTCCTGGGAATTACCCTTGCTGTGGATAGAAGCAACTTTAAGACCTGTGAAGAGAGCTCCTTCTGCAA GAGACAGCGAAGCATACGGCCAGGCCACTCTCCATACCGAGCCTTGCTGGACTCTCTGCAGCTTGGTCCTGATGCCCTCACAGTTCATCTGATCAACGAGGTCACCAAG GTGCTGCTGGTACTGGAGCTCCAGGGGCTTCAAAAGAACATGACCCGGATCAGGATTGACGAACTAGAGCCCCGGCGGCCCCGATACCGTGTGCCAGACGTCTTGGTGGCTGATCCCCCCACAGCTCG GCTTTCTGTCTCTGGCCAGGATGACAACAGTGTGGAGCTAACCATGGCTGAGGGACCCTACAAAATCATCTTGACAGCACGGCCATTCCGCCTCGATCTGCTGGAGGACCGCAGCCTTCTGCTCAGTGTCAATGCCCGAGGACTCTTAGAGTTTGAGCACCAGAGGGCCCCCAGGGTCTC GCAAGGATCAAAAGACCCAGCTGAGGGCGATGGGGCCCAGCCCGAGGAAACACCTGGGGATGGTGACAAG CCAGAGGAGAcccaggggaaggcagagaaagatgagCCAGGAGCCTGGGAAGAGACATTCAAAACTCACTCTGACAGCAAGCCCTatg GCCCCACTTCTGTGGGTTTGGACTTCTCTCTGCCAGGCATGGAGCATGTGTATGGGATCCCCGAGCATGCAGACAACCTGAGGCTGAAGGTCACTGA gggtggggagccGTATCGCCTCTACAATTTGGATGTATTCCAGTATGAGCTGTACAACCCCATGGCCCTGTACGGGTCTGTGCCTGTGCTCTTGGCACACAGCCCTCATCGGGACCTGGGCATCTTCTGGCTCAACGCTGCGGAGACCTGGGTTGACATATCCTCCAACACCGCAGGGAAG ACCCTGTTTGGGAAGATGCTAGACTACCTCCAGGGCTCTGGGGAGACCCCACAGACAGATGTTCGCTGGATGTCGGAGAGTGGCATCATCGATGTCTTCCTGCTGCTTGGGCCCTCCATCTCTGACGTCTTCCGGCAGTACGCTAGTCTCACAG GCACCCAGGCATTGCCCCCGCTCTTCTCCCTCGGCTACCACCAGAGCCGCTGGAACTACCGGGACGAGGCTGATGTTCTGGAAGTCAATCAGGGCTTCGATGATCACAACATGCCCTGCGATGTCATCTGGCTGGACATTGAGCATGCCGATGGCAAGCGGTACTTCACCTGGGACCCCAGCCgtttcccccagcccctctccatgCTTGAGCATTTGGCCTCCAAGAGACGGAAG CTGGTGGCCATTGTGGACCCCCACATCAAGGTGGCTGCTGGCTACCGTGTACATGAAGAGTTGCAGAGCCTGGGTCTGTATGTTAAAACCCGGGATGGCTCTGACTACGAGGGCTGGTGCTGGCCAG GCTCAGCTGGTTACCCTGATTTCACCAATCCCAGGATGAGGGCCTGGTGGGCTAACATGTTCAGCTTTGACAATTATGAG GGCTCAGCTCCCAACCTCTATATCTGGAATGACATGAACGAACCATCCGTGTTCAATGGTCCTGAGGTTACCATGCTCAAAGATGCCCAGCATCATGGGGGCTGGGAGCACCGAGACGTGCATAACCTCTATGGCCTCTACGTG CACATGGCGACTGCTGATGGGCTGGTGCTGCGCTCTGGGGGCATAGAACGCCCCTTTGTCCTGAGTAGGGCTTTCTTCGCTGGCTCCCAGCGCTTTG GAGCCGTGTGGACAGGGGACAACACTGCTGAATGGGAGCATCTGAAGATCTCTATCCCTATGTGTCTCAGCTTGGCGCTGGTCGGACTTTCCTTCTGTGGGG cgGATGTGGGCGGCTTCTTCAAAAATCCAGAGCCAGAGCTGCTTGTGCGCTGGTACCAGATGGGTGCCTACCAGCCATTCTTCCGGGCACATGCCCACTTGGACACTGGCCGGCGAGAGCCGTGGCTGTTACCATCTCAGTACCATGACATAATCCGAGATGCCTTGGGCCAGCGATATTCTTTGCTGCCCTTCTGGTACACCCTCTTCTATCAGTCTCATCGTGAAGGGATTCCCGTCATGAG GCCCCTATGGGTGCATTATCCTCAGGATGTGACCACCTTCAGTATAGATGATCAGTTCCTGCTCG GGGATGCATTGCTGGTTCACCCTGTATCAGACTCTGGGGCTCATGGCGTGCAGGTCTATCTGCCTGGCCAAGGGGAG GTGTGGTATGACATTCAGAGCTACCAGAAGCATCATGGCCCCCAGACCCTGTACCTGCCTGTAACTCTAAGCAGT ATCCCCGTGTTTCAGCGTGGAGGGACAATAGTGCCAAGATGGATGCGAGTGCGGCGTTCTTCAGACTGTATGAAGAATGACCCCATCACTCTTTTTGTTGCACTCAGCCTCCAG GGTACAGCCCAAGGAGAGCTCTTTCTAGATGATGGGCACACATTCAACTATGAGACTCGCCATGAGTTCCTGCTGCGTCGATTCTCATTCTCTGGCAACACCCTTGTCTCCAG CTCAGCAGACCCTAAAGGCCACTTTGAGACACCAATCTGGATTGAGCGGGTGGTGATAATAGGGGCTGGAAAGCCAGCAAGTGTGGTACTCCAGACAGAAG GATCTGAAAGCCGCCTGTCCTTCCAGCATGACCCTGAGACCTCTGTGTTGATCCTGCGCAAGCCTGGTGTCAATGTGGCATCCGACTGGAGTATTCACCTGCGATAA
- the GANAB gene encoding neutral alpha-glucosidase AB isoform X3 has protein sequence MTRIRIDELEPRRPRYRVPDVLVADPPTARLSVSGQDDNSVELTMAEGPYKIILTARPFRLDLLEDRSLLLSVNARGLLEFEHQRAPRVSFSDKVSLTLGSIWDKIKNLFSRQGSKDPAEGDGAQPEETPGDGDKPEETQGKAEKDEPGAWEETFKTHSDSKPYGPTSVGLDFSLPGMEHVYGIPEHADNLRLKVTEGGEPYRLYNLDVFQYELYNPMALYGSVPVLLAHSPHRDLGIFWLNAAETWVDISSNTAGKTLFGKMLDYLQGSGETPQTDVRWMSESGIIDVFLLLGPSISDVFRQYASLTGTQALPPLFSLGYHQSRWNYRDEADVLEVNQGFDDHNMPCDVIWLDIEHADGKRYFTWDPSRFPQPLSMLEHLASKRRKLVAIVDPHIKVAAGYRVHEELQSLGLYVKTRDGSDYEGWCWPGSAGYPDFTNPRMRAWWANMFSFDNYEGSAPNLYIWNDMNEPSVFNGPEVTMLKDAQHHGGWEHRDVHNLYGLYVHMATADGLVLRSGGIERPFVLSRAFFAGSQRFGAVWTGDNTAEWEHLKISIPMCLSLALVGLSFCGADVGGFFKNPEPELLVRWYQMGAYQPFFRAHAHLDTGRREPWLLPSQYHDIIRDALGQRYSLLPFWYTLFYQSHREGIPVMRPLWVHYPQDVTTFSIDDQFLLGDALLVHPVSDSGAHGVQVYLPGQGEVWYDIQSYQKHHGPQTLYLPVTLSSIPVFQRGGTIVPRWMRVRRSSDCMKNDPITLFVALSLQGTAQGELFLDDGHTFNYETRHEFLLRRFSFSGNTLVSSSADPKGHFETPIWIERVVIIGAGKPASVVLQTEGSESRLSFQHDPETSVLILRKPGVNVASDWSIHLR, from the exons ATGACCCGGATCAGGATTGACGAACTAGAGCCCCGGCGGCCCCGATACCGTGTGCCAGACGTCTTGGTGGCTGATCCCCCCACAGCTCG GCTTTCTGTCTCTGGCCAGGATGACAACAGTGTGGAGCTAACCATGGCTGAGGGACCCTACAAAATCATCTTGACAGCACGGCCATTCCGCCTCGATCTGCTGGAGGACCGCAGCCTTCTGCTCAGTGTCAATGCCCGAGGACTCTTAGAGTTTGAGCACCAGAGGGCCCCCAGGGTCTC TTTCTCGGATAAAGTTAGTCTCACGCTCGGTAGCATTTGGGATAAGATCAAGAACCTTTTCTCTAG GCAAGGATCAAAAGACCCAGCTGAGGGCGATGGGGCCCAGCCCGAGGAAACACCTGGGGATGGTGACAAG CCAGAGGAGAcccaggggaaggcagagaaagatgagCCAGGAGCCTGGGAAGAGACATTCAAAACTCACTCTGACAGCAAGCCCTatg GCCCCACTTCTGTGGGTTTGGACTTCTCTCTGCCAGGCATGGAGCATGTGTATGGGATCCCCGAGCATGCAGACAACCTGAGGCTGAAGGTCACTGA gggtggggagccGTATCGCCTCTACAATTTGGATGTATTCCAGTATGAGCTGTACAACCCCATGGCCCTGTACGGGTCTGTGCCTGTGCTCTTGGCACACAGCCCTCATCGGGACCTGGGCATCTTCTGGCTCAACGCTGCGGAGACCTGGGTTGACATATCCTCCAACACCGCAGGGAAG ACCCTGTTTGGGAAGATGCTAGACTACCTCCAGGGCTCTGGGGAGACCCCACAGACAGATGTTCGCTGGATGTCGGAGAGTGGCATCATCGATGTCTTCCTGCTGCTTGGGCCCTCCATCTCTGACGTCTTCCGGCAGTACGCTAGTCTCACAG GCACCCAGGCATTGCCCCCGCTCTTCTCCCTCGGCTACCACCAGAGCCGCTGGAACTACCGGGACGAGGCTGATGTTCTGGAAGTCAATCAGGGCTTCGATGATCACAACATGCCCTGCGATGTCATCTGGCTGGACATTGAGCATGCCGATGGCAAGCGGTACTTCACCTGGGACCCCAGCCgtttcccccagcccctctccatgCTTGAGCATTTGGCCTCCAAGAGACGGAAG CTGGTGGCCATTGTGGACCCCCACATCAAGGTGGCTGCTGGCTACCGTGTACATGAAGAGTTGCAGAGCCTGGGTCTGTATGTTAAAACCCGGGATGGCTCTGACTACGAGGGCTGGTGCTGGCCAG GCTCAGCTGGTTACCCTGATTTCACCAATCCCAGGATGAGGGCCTGGTGGGCTAACATGTTCAGCTTTGACAATTATGAG GGCTCAGCTCCCAACCTCTATATCTGGAATGACATGAACGAACCATCCGTGTTCAATGGTCCTGAGGTTACCATGCTCAAAGATGCCCAGCATCATGGGGGCTGGGAGCACCGAGACGTGCATAACCTCTATGGCCTCTACGTG CACATGGCGACTGCTGATGGGCTGGTGCTGCGCTCTGGGGGCATAGAACGCCCCTTTGTCCTGAGTAGGGCTTTCTTCGCTGGCTCCCAGCGCTTTG GAGCCGTGTGGACAGGGGACAACACTGCTGAATGGGAGCATCTGAAGATCTCTATCCCTATGTGTCTCAGCTTGGCGCTGGTCGGACTTTCCTTCTGTGGGG cgGATGTGGGCGGCTTCTTCAAAAATCCAGAGCCAGAGCTGCTTGTGCGCTGGTACCAGATGGGTGCCTACCAGCCATTCTTCCGGGCACATGCCCACTTGGACACTGGCCGGCGAGAGCCGTGGCTGTTACCATCTCAGTACCATGACATAATCCGAGATGCCTTGGGCCAGCGATATTCTTTGCTGCCCTTCTGGTACACCCTCTTCTATCAGTCTCATCGTGAAGGGATTCCCGTCATGAG GCCCCTATGGGTGCATTATCCTCAGGATGTGACCACCTTCAGTATAGATGATCAGTTCCTGCTCG GGGATGCATTGCTGGTTCACCCTGTATCAGACTCTGGGGCTCATGGCGTGCAGGTCTATCTGCCTGGCCAAGGGGAG GTGTGGTATGACATTCAGAGCTACCAGAAGCATCATGGCCCCCAGACCCTGTACCTGCCTGTAACTCTAAGCAGT ATCCCCGTGTTTCAGCGTGGAGGGACAATAGTGCCAAGATGGATGCGAGTGCGGCGTTCTTCAGACTGTATGAAGAATGACCCCATCACTCTTTTTGTTGCACTCAGCCTCCAG GGTACAGCCCAAGGAGAGCTCTTTCTAGATGATGGGCACACATTCAACTATGAGACTCGCCATGAGTTCCTGCTGCGTCGATTCTCATTCTCTGGCAACACCCTTGTCTCCAG CTCAGCAGACCCTAAAGGCCACTTTGAGACACCAATCTGGATTGAGCGGGTGGTGATAATAGGGGCTGGAAAGCCAGCAAGTGTGGTACTCCAGACAGAAG GATCTGAAAGCCGCCTGTCCTTCCAGCATGACCCTGAGACCTCTGTGTTGATCCTGCGCAAGCCTGGTGTCAATGTGGCATCCGACTGGAGTATTCACCTGCGATAA
- the GANAB gene encoding neutral alpha-glucosidase AB isoform X4, which produces MFLFLCWFCASFSPPLPISSCPSFSDKVSLTLGSIWDKIKNLFSRQGSKDPAEGDGAQPEETPGDGDKPEETQGKAEKDEPGAWEETFKTHSDSKPYGPTSVGLDFSLPGMEHVYGIPEHADNLRLKVTEGGEPYRLYNLDVFQYELYNPMALYGSVPVLLAHSPHRDLGIFWLNAAETWVDISSNTAGKTLFGKMLDYLQGSGETPQTDVRWMSESGIIDVFLLLGPSISDVFRQYASLTGTQALPPLFSLGYHQSRWNYRDEADVLEVNQGFDDHNMPCDVIWLDIEHADGKRYFTWDPSRFPQPLSMLEHLASKRRKLVAIVDPHIKVAAGYRVHEELQSLGLYVKTRDGSDYEGWCWPGSAGYPDFTNPRMRAWWANMFSFDNYEGSAPNLYIWNDMNEPSVFNGPEVTMLKDAQHHGGWEHRDVHNLYGLYVHMATADGLVLRSGGIERPFVLSRAFFAGSQRFGAVWTGDNTAEWEHLKISIPMCLSLALVGLSFCGADVGGFFKNPEPELLVRWYQMGAYQPFFRAHAHLDTGRREPWLLPSQYHDIIRDALGQRYSLLPFWYTLFYQSHREGIPVMRPLWVHYPQDVTTFSIDDQFLLGDALLVHPVSDSGAHGVQVYLPGQGEVWYDIQSYQKHHGPQTLYLPVTLSSIPVFQRGGTIVPRWMRVRRSSDCMKNDPITLFVALSLQGTAQGELFLDDGHTFNYETRHEFLLRRFSFSGNTLVSSSADPKGHFETPIWIERVVIIGAGKPASVVLQTEGSESRLSFQHDPETSVLILRKPGVNVASDWSIHLR; this is translated from the exons atgtttctgtttttgtgttggttttgtgcctccttttcccctcccttaCCCATTTCCTCCTGCCCCAGTTTCTCGGATAAAGTTAGTCTCACGCTCGGTAGCATTTGGGATAAGATCAAGAACCTTTTCTCTAG GCAAGGATCAAAAGACCCAGCTGAGGGCGATGGGGCCCAGCCCGAGGAAACACCTGGGGATGGTGACAAG CCAGAGGAGAcccaggggaaggcagagaaagatgagCCAGGAGCCTGGGAAGAGACATTCAAAACTCACTCTGACAGCAAGCCCTatg GCCCCACTTCTGTGGGTTTGGACTTCTCTCTGCCAGGCATGGAGCATGTGTATGGGATCCCCGAGCATGCAGACAACCTGAGGCTGAAGGTCACTGA gggtggggagccGTATCGCCTCTACAATTTGGATGTATTCCAGTATGAGCTGTACAACCCCATGGCCCTGTACGGGTCTGTGCCTGTGCTCTTGGCACACAGCCCTCATCGGGACCTGGGCATCTTCTGGCTCAACGCTGCGGAGACCTGGGTTGACATATCCTCCAACACCGCAGGGAAG ACCCTGTTTGGGAAGATGCTAGACTACCTCCAGGGCTCTGGGGAGACCCCACAGACAGATGTTCGCTGGATGTCGGAGAGTGGCATCATCGATGTCTTCCTGCTGCTTGGGCCCTCCATCTCTGACGTCTTCCGGCAGTACGCTAGTCTCACAG GCACCCAGGCATTGCCCCCGCTCTTCTCCCTCGGCTACCACCAGAGCCGCTGGAACTACCGGGACGAGGCTGATGTTCTGGAAGTCAATCAGGGCTTCGATGATCACAACATGCCCTGCGATGTCATCTGGCTGGACATTGAGCATGCCGATGGCAAGCGGTACTTCACCTGGGACCCCAGCCgtttcccccagcccctctccatgCTTGAGCATTTGGCCTCCAAGAGACGGAAG CTGGTGGCCATTGTGGACCCCCACATCAAGGTGGCTGCTGGCTACCGTGTACATGAAGAGTTGCAGAGCCTGGGTCTGTATGTTAAAACCCGGGATGGCTCTGACTACGAGGGCTGGTGCTGGCCAG GCTCAGCTGGTTACCCTGATTTCACCAATCCCAGGATGAGGGCCTGGTGGGCTAACATGTTCAGCTTTGACAATTATGAG GGCTCAGCTCCCAACCTCTATATCTGGAATGACATGAACGAACCATCCGTGTTCAATGGTCCTGAGGTTACCATGCTCAAAGATGCCCAGCATCATGGGGGCTGGGAGCACCGAGACGTGCATAACCTCTATGGCCTCTACGTG CACATGGCGACTGCTGATGGGCTGGTGCTGCGCTCTGGGGGCATAGAACGCCCCTTTGTCCTGAGTAGGGCTTTCTTCGCTGGCTCCCAGCGCTTTG GAGCCGTGTGGACAGGGGACAACACTGCTGAATGGGAGCATCTGAAGATCTCTATCCCTATGTGTCTCAGCTTGGCGCTGGTCGGACTTTCCTTCTGTGGGG cgGATGTGGGCGGCTTCTTCAAAAATCCAGAGCCAGAGCTGCTTGTGCGCTGGTACCAGATGGGTGCCTACCAGCCATTCTTCCGGGCACATGCCCACTTGGACACTGGCCGGCGAGAGCCGTGGCTGTTACCATCTCAGTACCATGACATAATCCGAGATGCCTTGGGCCAGCGATATTCTTTGCTGCCCTTCTGGTACACCCTCTTCTATCAGTCTCATCGTGAAGGGATTCCCGTCATGAG GCCCCTATGGGTGCATTATCCTCAGGATGTGACCACCTTCAGTATAGATGATCAGTTCCTGCTCG GGGATGCATTGCTGGTTCACCCTGTATCAGACTCTGGGGCTCATGGCGTGCAGGTCTATCTGCCTGGCCAAGGGGAG GTGTGGTATGACATTCAGAGCTACCAGAAGCATCATGGCCCCCAGACCCTGTACCTGCCTGTAACTCTAAGCAGT ATCCCCGTGTTTCAGCGTGGAGGGACAATAGTGCCAAGATGGATGCGAGTGCGGCGTTCTTCAGACTGTATGAAGAATGACCCCATCACTCTTTTTGTTGCACTCAGCCTCCAG GGTACAGCCCAAGGAGAGCTCTTTCTAGATGATGGGCACACATTCAACTATGAGACTCGCCATGAGTTCCTGCTGCGTCGATTCTCATTCTCTGGCAACACCCTTGTCTCCAG CTCAGCAGACCCTAAAGGCCACTTTGAGACACCAATCTGGATTGAGCGGGTGGTGATAATAGGGGCTGGAAAGCCAGCAAGTGTGGTACTCCAGACAGAAG GATCTGAAAGCCGCCTGTCCTTCCAGCATGACCCTGAGACCTCTGTGTTGATCCTGCGCAAGCCTGGTGTCAATGTGGCATCCGACTGGAGTATTCACCTGCGATAA